The DNA segment TTATAGGCCTTGAATGTATCTAAAACCAAAAGCACTTTTCGAGTTTCGCCGGCCACATAATAGCCTTTATTGGGTACCGATTCAATCACTTTTTGGTCTTTCAAAATCAAATAGGCCTTGAAAACAGTATCTCTCGAAAGTTTGTTTTCTTTGCAAATACTGTTCACGGAAGGCAGCAAATCCCCCTTGTTCAAAAGATTTTCAGCAATGGCATTATTGATGGAATTCACCAATTGTTGGTATTTGGGAATATCACTTTCGTGATTAATACTAAAGGCAAAATTCTTTTCGTTCATAATTAGCGTGCTGTTCTGTTCCGGTATGCTAAAGTAATTTTTTTTTTTGGAATAAAAAGCCCTAAAGCACTTTTTTTATAAAACTTATTATATCGCTAAAATACTTCATAGGCAGTCATATTCCTCAAAATAAATTAAAAAGAGCCTATTGTTTATTATATTTAAATTTGATTGCGTTCACTAAATTAGTGCTAGAATATCGTTTGCTAAAAAACAGTATATTTGTATTCAACTTTTTTTAATTATATGGAAGAGAATAAAGATGTTACCATCTACGATATCGCCGAAAAGCTGAATCTTGCGACTTCAACAATTTCGAGAGCGCTAAAGGATCATCCGACTATTAGCAGCAAAACGATAAAAAAAGTAAAGAAAATGGCCGAAGAAATGGGTTATGTTCCCAATACTTTGGCAGCAGGATTACGGGGCAATAAAACCAATACTATTGGAGTTTTGATACCCACTGTCACCCAACCTTTTCTTTCTTCATTGATTAGCGGTATAGAAATTACCGCCAGGAAATCAGGATATAATGTCATTATCATGCAATCGCACGACTCCTATGAAGAGGAAGTGAGCATGGCAAAGTCTTTATACAGCAGCAGAGTTAGCGGAATTATCTCTTCGCTGGGGATGAAAACCATCGACACTTCGCATTTCCAACAATTTGTCAACAACAATATTCCCATAGTTTTTGTCGACAGGGTTCCAAAAGATTTTAATACTTTTAGAGTAATAATCGACAATTACGCGGCTGCATTTAAAGCAACAACCCACCTGATCGAACAAGGTTGCACCCGTATTGCCCACATAACTGCCGGATCGGAGTTTGGTAATTTATACAATGAAAGAAAGAGAGGCTATCTCGATGCCTTAAAAAAATACAATTTACCGATCGAAAAAGAACTCATTGCAGATTTAAAAACAGTCACCTACAAAGAAGCTCTAAAAGCCAGCGATAAATTACTGGATTTAAAAAAACGTCCCGACGGATTATTTGCTTCGGGCGACATAATGGCTGTCAGTGCCATTCAAAGTGCCAAAAGGAGGGGACTTAGAATTCCTGAAGATTTTGCAGTAATCGGTTTTAACAATGACCCTATTTCGGAAATCATAGATCCCAATTTATCCACGATCACACATCCTGCAGCAAAAATGGGACAAATGGCGGCTGAAATTATTTTGAAGAGCATTAAATTCCCTAATAAAGACGAAGTGAAAGAAATCACTTTTTTGAATACCGAAGTCCTGGTTCGCGAATCTTCAAAAAGAATTTAAACCCGTTTTTGACTACTAAACAAAAAAAAACTCCTTGACCTAATTGAATCAAGGAGTTTTGTGTTTTAAAATCTTGAGTGCTTACCAAGTAAACGGCAAATACCAGTTCTGAACATTCAATAATTTAGAACGTACTGCACTTGCATTAGAATTACCTTCTTTGCTAAGTTTGTCATAAACCTTATCCGCTAAAAAGGAAGGATCGTTTCTACGTAAAGCCACACGAACCAAATCTTCCCAACGGTTTCCTTCGTAAGCAAGCTCCATGGCAGCTTCATCGATGATGTTATTTTCAGTAGTAACCATGTCATCTCCGATGGCTCCGGAAGCAGTCAAATAGGCACGCCCACGTACTCCACCACCACGATGCCAATTTCCTCTATAATACGGATACTCCCCATTTCGAGCATCAAAATCATAAGGAAAAGCTTCGAATGTTTTCATGGCATTAGTCATATCATCTTTACCTGCATCAAGATTAAGAGGGTTGTAGGCACTTCCTATACCAAAATTCAAAATTCCATAAGCAATTTGTTGGTGATTATCCCTGTTGGCCGCTTCAGCATAGCGCAAATGCAATTTACCGGCACGGTATAAAAACCAATCTCCCTTTAAATTAGTTAGGTATTTGTATTCATACTTCATGATTACAGGATCCCCACCTACTATATTATAAGAAAATTTAGAACCACGTGCATCGTAAGGGAAACCATTACGTTGGGTTTGACTATTCCAAAAATTGATAGCTCTTTGTGATGGTTTTGCCAAATAATTACCATAATTTTTCGAAAATAGGGCAATAAAAGGATTTTTAGGCGCAAAGTTCAAATCATCAAAAGGCAATGACCAAATCCATTCCGTATTCCACAACACATCCCTATCCCTGGCAAAAATAGACCTCCATCCTTTCGTGTTCTCGTTAATTAAATATTTGGCATCTTGCTCAGAGTATCTTATATAACCAACATTTAAGTCATTATTAGTCGTTACATCGGCATATTTCACGCGATACATATCATATCTTTCCGTATCACTGGCACTAGTTGTTGCTGTTTCCATTACTTTTTTATAATGGGAAGCTGCCGCCAAATAATTCCCTTTCCAAAGTTGTAAATCACCCATAAAACATTCTTTATTGATGAATAATTTTCTGGTATAATAACCATCTACGGTTATCACCAAACTACTTTGTGTATCATACAACTCTTTATAAGTCAAAGCTTCGGTAAAGGTCACCAATTTGTCAAGAAGCTGGTTAAACGGAATTCTTGGATATTTACTGATGTTTTTAACATCTTCCAAGGTTGCGATAGGTTCGGTGATATAAGGAATACTACCGAAGTGTATTCCCAATTGCAGGTAAACCCATGAACGTATACATCCCACATCGGCATAACGCTGGTCGTATTGAGACTGTGTAAATTTCTTTTGGGCCAACATGATATCAAAATTTTTAAGGACATCATTACAGTTTTGGATCACCTCATAAAAAAGTTTTGGATTCGCATACGGATTTTCTGCTGAAACATTGTGTTCTGAAAGTTCCTTCAAATACGGACTGGAATTGCGGGTTGTGGTCATCAAGTCGGCACGCATTTCATTAAGAAGCACGTTTTGTTCCGCAAGCTCCATAAATTTTCCATATACCCCTACTACGGCTGCATCGGCATCATAAACGTTACGATATACCTGATCCCCCGAAAGCTTGTCCTCTGGCTCTACATCTAGATAGTCCGAGCAAGAGCCCAGGCTAAATAGCAGCATCATAACCGATACTAAGGACAGGATGCTTTTTGTTGTTTTTGTACTAATTGTTGTTATCATCTGTATGTTATTTCTGTAGTGTAAATAATTAAAGCCCTAAACGTAGTCCCAATTGGAATGTTCTGTATTGAGGAGCCAAACCAATATCGGTTCCTTGACCAAATATAGAGGAGGTAGCACTGAATTCAGGATCAAATCCTAGATAATCGGTTATGGTAAACAAGTTGTTGGCAGTAGCATAAAGCTTGATGGCTTTGATATAATTCATTTTTTCGACATTAAAATCATATCCCAATACCAAAGACTTCAATCTTAAATAAGAACCGTCTTCGATCCATCTGTCCGAAAACTCGGCATTCCCCATTGGATCACCCCAAACGGCTTTTGGCATGTCGGTTACTTGACCTTCAGCTCTCCAGCGATTTTGCACGGCGACACTTTGGTTTTCTGCACCACTCATCTTTTCAAGATTGTAACGCACTCCATTATAAAGGTCGTTTCCTACCGAGAAATTGAACAAACCTTGAAGACTAAAGCGTTTATAGGCAAAATTGGCAGAAATGCTTCCGGTTACGTCCGGGTTTGGATTACCAATCACCATACGGTCTTTATCATCAATCACTTTGTCTCCGTTGGCATCCGTAAATCGCATGTCTCCACCTTTGAATGGAACTAATTCACCATTGGTCAAACGTCGAGACAATCCAGCTGACTGGGCATCTGCGGTTGTGGAATACACTCCATTAGTTTGTAAACCATAGAATAAATTGGCATCTTGTCCAACGGATGTTATATAAGTGGCTCCTCCAAATTGGGTAAAAATATCACCACTAGGCAAACTCTCTACTTTGTTCGAATAACTAGCCAAATTCACCCCTAAATCAAAACTAAAATCAGGACTGTTAACGATACGGGAATTTAATCCCAATTCAGCACCAAAAGTTTTCATGGAACCACTATTGGAAACTACATAATCAAAACCATTTACTGAATTGATTGATTCGTACACAATCATGTTCTCGGTTTTGTTGGAATAAATATCCGAACTAATATTTAGACGTTCATTGAACAAACCAAAGTCAAGCCCCACATTGAATTTTTTCACGGTTTCCCATTCCAAGTTTGGATTTCCAATATTGCCACGCACTAACCCCTGCATACCCAATAAATTTTGGGAAACATAATAGGTTTGTGCCGTATAATTCCCAATATCATCATTTCCGCTAGTACCAAAACCAGTTCTAAATTTTAAATAATCAATGCCTTTAACGTTTTTCATGAATCCTTCAGACGAAATCAACCAAGCTCCCGATATGGAAGTCATCAATGCAAATTTTTCTGACCCATTTGACTCATCATCACCAAATCTACTTGATCCGTCCACCGAATAACTTGTTGTCAAGAAATATTTGTCACGGTAGTTGTATTCTGCATTGGCATAAATATTTAACCACTTCCATTCTCCCAAAGAACCGCCTACTTGACGCAATAAGTTAGATCCGGCACCTACGGAAGTAAAATCATCGGTAGAAGCATTGAAACCCAATCCTAAATCACTTTCCGATTTATTATTTTGACTTCTCAATCCAAAACGAACATTTAAGCTATGGTCTTCTTTGAATTTTTTGGCATAATCGGCGTAGGTATCCGTATAAAGAGTGTTCAACGATTGAACTTCACCTCCAGAACGGTTCGTCCCAACGAAAAGATCATCAATAAGAATATCAGCCACCCCATGATCTGGAATAAAGAAAGTTTCACGCTCCTTGTTGAACGTTATACCAAAAAT comes from the Flavobacterium limnophilum genome and includes:
- a CDS encoding RagB/SusD family nutrient uptake outer membrane protein gives rise to the protein MITTISTKTTKSILSLVSVMMLLFSLGSCSDYLDVEPEDKLSGDQVYRNVYDADAAVVGVYGKFMELAEQNVLLNEMRADLMTTTRNSSPYLKELSEHNVSAENPYANPKLFYEVIQNCNDVLKNFDIMLAQKKFTQSQYDQRYADVGCIRSWVYLQLGIHFGSIPYITEPIATLEDVKNISKYPRIPFNQLLDKLVTFTEALTYKELYDTQSSLVITVDGYYTRKLFINKECFMGDLQLWKGNYLAAASHYKKVMETATTSASDTERYDMYRVKYADVTTNNDLNVGYIRYSEQDAKYLINENTKGWRSIFARDRDVLWNTEWIWSLPFDDLNFAPKNPFIALFSKNYGNYLAKPSQRAINFWNSQTQRNGFPYDARGSKFSYNIVGGDPVIMKYEYKYLTNLKGDWFLYRAGKLHLRYAEAANRDNHQQIAYGILNFGIGSAYNPLNLDAGKDDMTNAMKTFEAFPYDFDARNGEYPYYRGNWHRGGGVRGRAYLTASGAIGDDMVTTENNIIDEAAMELAYEGNRWEDLVRVALRRNDPSFLADKVYDKLSKEGNSNASAVRSKLLNVQNWYLPFTW
- a CDS encoding SusC/RagA family TonB-linked outer membrane protein, translated to MLNNLKISCVVSLFFAGSLSMQLCAQTVQDSTEVVKVIPTASPNNAKGTKVKGVVKSAKTKLGLSGINVAVDGFSAAITNNDGTFEVRVPNLDAKLKISGENYQTKVYALKKQKSSIEIYLYEPNYSPSYEVANLPSGEKMQFDNTNATSIVNFEKGQWSNPVNESIGGYLQGRATGLTSVRSSGTPGTGSYMTIRGFNSLYATNKPLIVVDGMIYDDEDYGSGIVQNNMSSPLTNIDVKDIEDVTIIKDGSSLYGTKGGNGVINITTTRATELTTKIDFTMYGGVNQTPDQLPLLGADAYRTHISQLAATTGTLSQQQIAALPFMNDAVGSPGYYQYHNNTNWQDQVFKSSVNQNYFLKIRGGDEIAKFGLSVGYLNSKGTVDKTESTSYTTRLNAVLRLTQRLTMDANLSFVNNISDQWDQGFAYKTSPIYLSLTKSPFMTHHVVDNNGEVSPNLADVDYFNVSNPNAILAKGFGTNNNYRFFGNFKFNFAINKDWNLSTIFGITFNKERETFFIPDHGVADILIDDLFVGTNRSGGEVQSLNTLYTDTYADYAKKFKEDHSLNVRFGLRSQNNKSESDLGLGFNASTDDFTSVGAGSNLLRQVGGSLGEWKWLNIYANAEYNYRDKYFLTTSYSVDGSSRFGDDESNGSEKFALMTSISGAWLISSEGFMKNVKGIDYLKFRTGFGTSGNDDIGNYTAQTYYVSQNLLGMQGLVRGNIGNPNLEWETVKKFNVGLDFGLFNERLNISSDIYSNKTENMIVYESINSVNGFDYVVSNSGSMKTFGAELGLNSRIVNSPDFSFDLGVNLASYSNKVESLPSGDIFTQFGGATYITSVGQDANLFYGLQTNGVYSTTADAQSAGLSRRLTNGELVPFKGGDMRFTDANGDKVIDDKDRMVIGNPNPDVTGSISANFAYKRFSLQGLFNFSVGNDLYNGVRYNLEKMSGAENQSVAVQNRWRAEGQVTDMPKAVWGDPMGNAEFSDRWIEDGSYLRLKSLVLGYDFNVEKMNYIKAIKLYATANNLFTITDYLGFDPEFSATSSIFGQGTDIGLAPQYRTFQLGLRLGL
- a CDS encoding LacI family DNA-binding transcriptional regulator, with product MEENKDVTIYDIAEKLNLATSTISRALKDHPTISSKTIKKVKKMAEEMGYVPNTLAAGLRGNKTNTIGVLIPTVTQPFLSSLISGIEITARKSGYNVIIMQSHDSYEEEVSMAKSLYSSRVSGIISSLGMKTIDTSHFQQFVNNNIPIVFVDRVPKDFNTFRVIIDNYAAAFKATTHLIEQGCTRIAHITAGSEFGNLYNERKRGYLDALKKYNLPIEKELIADLKTVTYKEALKASDKLLDLKKRPDGLFASGDIMAVSAIQSAKRRGLRIPEDFAVIGFNNDPISEIIDPNLSTITHPAAKMGQMAAEIILKSIKFPNKDEVKEITFLNTEVLVRESSKRI